A stretch of the Aegilops tauschii subsp. strangulata cultivar AL8/78 chromosome 4, Aet v6.0, whole genome shotgun sequence genome encodes the following:
- the LOC109734417 gene encoding uncharacterized protein, giving the protein MSSNWRSLQHRHRYTYTSVVFPKHYLEALPLVPAQVSASNFFAQLNNLISLPSTYAQIVVVKDFASAFVQFLSAPAISDDVVLAAAKLYLEILFFENSLPLHRVLISVLAKCNKFSALISACFTLLCEEYGASGVKAKKRFLVSRAALSLIGYPKLGFLNEAVEKGVEIMAWDVVAGLDGVIRDIDDGSRPSPVVMEQCQEAMSCMYYLLQRYPSKFTGLDEASAVFKSAVRTILTVLKSSAFSRDCLVASGVSFCAAIQVFMSTEQISWFISQGLFGIFPDHEEDLAAHDALSDFHLSEEIRDLSVLSRLCLLRGILTAIPRKALNVRQLHSNGSLWTVLYDGILPELCMHCENPIDRHFNFHALTVTQICLQQIKTSVLADFTDFSGDYKPFSRDVVNRVLKIIWSNLEDPLSQTVKQVHLIFDLLLDIESCLPSEDQSVKLVLCDIANDLLRLGPRCKGRYIPLASLTRRLGAKSLLSLKSNLLLETAYAYIDDDVCCAATSFLKCFLENLRDECWNEDGVEQGYDAFRGLCLPPLMRGLVSGNSKLRSNLNTYAVPTVIEVDTDSIFAMLGFISVGPSADANKLDVPLKSDQCIAALVSLLKVSRNLALVEGDIHMDSDELLEQEDDKGAVIISVKGITVRVPANWFVLALTHSDETLRIDAAESLFLNPKTSSLPSSLELSLLKLAVPLNMRCSSTAFQMKWAGLFRKFFARVRTALDRQLKQGSWLPSPNSIVKEAHPVDTVMDTTVQRAEDLFQFMKWLGSFLFNSCYPSAPYERKTIAMELILIMVDVWPIRRSEGKTDVHPYNDSITLPDSTISFVGSIIDSWDKLRENSFRILLQFPTPLPGISQSASINDVIRWAKELVLSPRVRESDAGALTFRLIFRKYVLELGCVIVFSEENDCLQCYTKSTDEDTEVITSQNPVAQYISSLIQWLCTVVEEGERDLCEACKRSFVHGVLLTLRYTFDELNWNSAAIQSCLSEMRSLVGKLLQLIMRITSLALWVVSSDAWYMPYDMDDMIDDGSFLLDIIDEDQPDTALATTEKNAKSGNNGKPAEHVIMVGCWLAMKEVSLLFGTIVRKIPLPVCSHSNSSQNGLSDNTEQTNMSGEVLDVEQLEMMGDHFLQVLLKMKHNGAIDKTRAGLTALCNRLLCSNDSRLCKMTESWMLLLMDRAVAKGQTVDDLLRRSAGIPASFMALFLAEPDGTPKKLLPRALQWLIEFAKTSLSNFQKDHNQKSEAMKDCIVDSCESQSGITTSVHSNGNLSKSRDEGVVPTVHAFNVLRAAFNDANLAADTSGFCAEATIVAVHAFSSPYWEVRNAACLAYTALVRRMVGFLNVQKRESARRSISGLEFFHRYPALHPFLSSELKVATELLADGVSCNLESHIAKAIHPSLCPILILLSRLKPTPISCATDDPLDPFLLLPFIQKCATQSNYRVRVLASRALIGLVSNERLQHVVGDILDDLPCGGRKVSTHNSQSSSFNSIHGLLLQLFSLLDRNFRGLTDSNKKDQILGQLVEVLSKCSWLGCCKLCACPVVSTSYLRVLDQMLDVARTGKSKHTDVIRTLLLQLSSQSLNNVTSTHHAFHDPTQIEFQQQAVASYFSCVGIPKGHDETAEEDVRLQILDQSTSSMSETPCAVSLTELHKEIMSCLADPIYDVRITVLKRILQLVKSIRSGDSKNILHQWARASLHSVIMERLSVEEHPKCLYYSLRIIFSWNVECQFNNGEDCNTFLSIWDRLVLLNSTVSHAKTREIILCCMGMCMKQFAKLMRDGVLPEGLKTSELSTSSGSIHKGNNRLSAAIISTDLFVSLVKKQSAPSETVNSRRAAAEAIIASGLLEEANFVKARVSNTYIPSEQDNECHLEEKCLKASPGEFASLYACKILDLWFICIQLLEDEDVHLRQKLANDVQKIIGNGSGNKLCDDSTPLQVDRVIALSFEFITCLFGHWLKYVEYLLRMVLDTANTLDSDGDLVRQIFDKEIDNHHEEKLLICQISCSNIQKLVRSGHQLATSGRSEALLQNWRERFLHQLTSLTSGYLEKEGKTDWIGGIGNHKDVFASVYANLLGLYALTESSWLPEQAEDRHESYLREFSDLEGFIAPFLKNPLISNLYLLVKRSHKPEEDQGGGSAASENFDPYFLLR; this is encoded by the exons ATGTCGTCCAATTGGCGGTCACTGCAGCACCGGCATCGCTACACCTACACATCGGTCGTCTTCCCCAAGCACTACCTGGAAGCACTGCCCCTTGTGCCGGCCCAGGTCTCCGCGTCCAATTTCTTCGCCCAGCTGAACAATTTGATATCCCTGCCATCCACCTACGCGCAAATCGTTGTGGTCAAGGACTTCGCCTCGGCGTTTGTGCAGTTTCTTTCTGCTCCAGCGATATCTGATGATGTCGTGCTTGCTGCCGCCAAGCTTTATTTGGAGATCCTCTTCTTTGAGAACTCGCTCCCTCTCCATCGGGTGCTAATATCTGTGCTTGCCAAGTGCAACAAGTTCTCTGCGCTCATTAGTGCCTGCTTTACTTTGCTGTGTGAAGAGTATGGTGCCTCTGGTGTCAAGGCAAAGAAGAGATTTTTGGTGTCTCGAGCTGCGTTGTCACTGATTGGCTACCCCAAGTTGGGTTTTCTGAATGAGGCAGTTGAGAAGGGTGTAGAGATCATGGCATGGGATGTGGTTGCTGGGCTTGACGGAGTGATTAGGGACATAGATGATGGGTCCCGGCCATCTCCAGTTGTGATGGAGCAGTGCCAAGAGGCCATGTCTTGCATGTACTACTTGCTGCAGCGTTACCCTTCTAAGTTTACTGGACTTGATGAGGCATCAGCTGTCTTCAAGAGTGCTGTTAGGACGATACTGACTGTTCTGAAGTCATCTGCCTTTTCGAGGGATTGTCTGGTGGCCTCTGGAGTTAGCTTCTGTGCTGCAATTCAGGTTTTCATGAGTACCGAGCAGATTTCCTGGTTTATTTCTCAAGGGCTCTTTGGTATCTTTCCTGACCATGAAGAGGATCTAGCTGCGCATGATGCACTTTCTGATTTTCATCTGAGTGAAGAAATCAGAGATCTCTCGGTTTTGAGTAGACTTTGTTTGCTCAGAGGGATTTTGACGGCTATTCCAAGGAAAGCACTCAACGTGCGTCAGCTTCATTCAAATGGATCTTTATGGACTGTATTGTATGATGGGATTTTGCCTGAGCTTTGCATGCACTGTGAGAACCCCATTGATAGGCACTTCAATTTCCATGCTCTGACAGTGACTCAAATATGTCTGCAGCAGATTAAGACATCTGTTTTGGCTGATTTCACTGACTTCTCTGGTGACTATAAGCCTTTCTCTAGGGATGTTGTCAACCGTGTATTAAAAATCATATGGAGCAACCTGGAAGATCCTTTGAGTCAGACTGTAAAACAAGTGCACCTCATCTTTGATCTCCTATTGGATATTGAATCGTGTCTTCCATCAGAAGACCAAAGTGTCAAATTGGTTCTGTGCGACATTGCAAATGATTTACTTCGCCTAGGTCCGCGATGCAAAGGGAGATATATCCCTTTAGCTTCTTTGACGAGGCGATTGGGTGCCAAATCTCTTCTAAGCTTGAAATCAAACCTCCTTTTAGAAACAGCCTATGCTTACATAGATGATGATGTTTGTTGTGCTGCAACATCGTTTTTAAAATGCTTCCTTGAGAATTTAAGGGATGAATGCTGGAATGAGGATGGTGTTGAGCAAGGATATGATGCCTTTAGAGGGTTGTGCTTGCCTCCTTTGATGCGGGGATTAGTATCTGGGAATTCGAAGCTACGATCCAATTTAAATACTTATGCAGTACCCACTGTCATCGAAGTTGACACAGACAGTATATTTGCAATGCTTGGATTCATCTCTGTAGGCCCAAGTGCAGATGCAAATAAATTGGATGTGCCATTGAAAAGTGACCAATGTATAGCCGCACTGGTTTCACTGCTAAAGGTCTCTCGAAATCTCGCACTTGTGGAAGGGGACATTCATATGGATTCTGATGAATTGCTTGAGCAGGAGGATGATAAGGGTGCTGTAATCATATCTGTTAAAGGGATTACTGTTAGAGTACCTGCTAATTGGTTTGTTTTGGCACTGACACACAGTGATGAAACTCTGCGTATAGATGCTGCTGAATCTCTCTTCCTAAATCCTAAGACATCAAGTCTTCCATCCTCCTTGGAACTGAGTTTGCTTAAACTAGCAGTCCCATTGAATATGCGTTGTAGCTCAacagcatttcaaatgaaatGGGCAGGTTTATTTAGAAAGTTTTTTGCTAGGGTGCGCACAGCACTGGACAGACAGCTAAAGCAGGGATCATGGCTGCCATCACCAAACTCTATTGTAAAAGAAGCTCATCCTGTTGACACTGTTATGGACACTACTGTGCAGAGAGCGGAAGATCTCTTCCAGTTCATGAAGTGGTTGGGCTCCTTCCTATTTAATTCTTGTTACCCTTCTGCCCCTTATGAAAGGAAAACAATTGCAATGGAGCTTATTCTTATAATGGTAGATGTATGGCCTATTCGTCGCTCTGAAGGGAAGACTGATGTTCATCCTTATAATGACAGCATAACATTGCCAGATTCAACAATTTCATTTGTAGGGTCTATAATTGATAGCTGGGACAAGCTAAGGGAAAATTCTTTCCGCATTCTGTTGCAGTTTCCAACACCTCTTCCTGGAATTTCCCAGAGTGCATCCATAAATGATGTTATCAGATGGGCAAAAGAACTCGTGCTAAGCCCGCGAGTTCGGGAAAGTGACGCTGGCGCATTAACCTTCCGACTTATATTTCGGAAGTATGTTTTGGAGCTTGGATGTGTTATTGTTTTCTCTGAAGAAAATGATTGCCTTCAGTGTTACACGAAATCTACAGATGAAGATACAGAAGTAATTACCAGTCAAAACCCAGTTGCACAGTACATTTCATCACTCATTCAGTGGCTGTGTACTGTTGTAGAAGAGGGTGAGAGGGATCTTTGTGAAGCATGTAAGAGAAGCTTTGTTCATGGAGTTCTTCTTACCTTGCGCTACACATTTGATGAGCTGAATTGGAACTCTGCAGCAATCCAATCGTGTCTTTCAGAGATGAGGAGTTTGGTTGGAAAGCTTCTTCAACTCATAATGCGTATAACATCGCTAGCCCTGTGGGTAGTTTCTTCTGATGCATGGTATATGCCATATGATATGGATGACATGATTGATGATGGCTCCTTTCTCTTGGATATAATTGATGAGGATCAACCTGATACTGCTTTAGCAACGACAGAGAAGAATGCCAAATCAGGGAATAATGGCAAACCGGCCGAACATGTTATTATGGTTGGTTGTTGGCTTGCTATGAAGGAG GTTAGCCTTCTATTTGGAACCATTGTCAGGAAAATTCCATTGCCTGTCTGTTCTCACTCAAATTCATCTCAGAATGGTTTGTCTGACAATACCGAGCAGACAAACATGTCTGGGGAGGTTCTAGATGTGGAACAGTTAGAGATGATGGGTGATCATTTTTTGCAAGTTCTTCTTAAAATGAAGCATAATGGTGCAATTGATAAGACAAGGGCTGGACTTACTGCCCTCTGCAACCGTCTTCTTTGCTCAAATGATTCAAG GCTCTGCAAAATGACGGAATCGTGGATGCTGTTACTGATGGATAGGGCAGTTGCTAAAGGGCAAACTGTGGATGATTTGCTAAGAAGGAGCGCAGGAATCCCTGCTTCTTTTATGGCACTGTTCCTTGCAGAGCCAGATGGAACTCCAAAGAAGCTACTTCCAAGGGCGTTACAATGGCTGATAGAATTTGCTAAAACGTCTTTATCTAATTTTCAGAAAGATCACAACCAGAAATCTGAAGCAATGAAAGACTGCATTGTAGATTCGTGTGAGTCACAATCAGGAATCACCACAAGTGTTCATTCTAATGGAAATTTGTCAAAAAGCCGAGATGAGGGTGTTGTTCCTACAGTGCATGCATTCAATGTGCTTAGAGCTGCTTTTAATGATGCAAATTTAGCAGCTGACACTTCGGGTTTCTGTGCTGAGGCAACGATAGTTGCAGTACATGCATTTTCATCTCCTTACTGGGAAGTGCGTAATGCAGCTTGTCTAGCATATACTGCACTGGTTCGCCGCATGGTTGGGTTTTTGAATGTGCAGAAACGGGAGTCTGCACGACGGTCAATATCTGGCCTTGAATTCTTCCACAG GTACCCGGCACTTCATCCATTCCTTTCTAGTGAACTGAAAGTTGCAACAGAACTATTAGCTGATGGGGTTTCCTGCAATTTAGAGTCACATATCGCAAAAGCCATACACCCCAGCCTGTGCCCTATTCTTATTCTTTTATCAAGGCTTAAGCCGACACCCATTAGCTGTGCAACCGATGATCCTTTAGATCCATTTTTGCTTTTACCTTTTATCCAGAAATGTGCTACCCAGAGTAACTACCGGGTTCGTGTCCTTGCATCAAGGGCTTTAATTGGTCTGGTATCTAACGAGAGACTGCAGCACGTTGTTGGTGATATACTGGATGATTTACCTTGTGGAGGTCGTAAAGTGTCAACTCATAATTCTCAGTCTTCTTCATTCAATTCaatccatggccttcttctgcaGCTGTTTTCCCTTCTCGATAGAAACTTCAGAGGTTTGACAGACAGTAACAAGAAGGATCAGATTCTTGGCCAACTAGTCGAGGTTCTCTCAAAGTGCTCTTGGCTTGGCTGCTGTAAATTATGTGCATGCCCTGTTGTAAGTACATCATACTTACGGGTTCTGGATCAGATGCTTGATGTTGCAAGGACAGGGAAAAGCAAGCATACTGACGTTATCCGGACACTGCTGTTACAATTGAGTTCCCAGAGTCTGAACAATGTAACATCAACCCACCATGCTTTCCATGATCCTACCCAGATTGAATTTCAGCAGCAAGCAGTTGCATCATATTTCAGCTGTGTTGGTATTCCCAAGGGACATGATGAAACCGCTGAGGAAGATGTTCGATTGCAAATACTTGATCAGTCGACTTCAAGCATGTCAGAGACGCCTTGTGCGGTCTCCCTCACTGAGCTGCACAAGGAGATAATGTCTTGCCTTGCCGATCCTATATATGATGTTAGAATCACAGTGCTGAAGAGGATTCTGCAGCTTGTGAAATCAATCAGGTCTGGTGATAGTAAGAACATTTTGCATCAATGGGCTAGGGCTAGTCTGCACTCTGTGATTATGGAACGGTTATCTGTGGAAGAACACCCCAAATGCCTTTATTATAGTCTAAGGATCATATTTTCATGGAACGTGGAATGCCAGTTCAACAATGGAGAAGATTGCAATACATTTTTATCCATCTGGGACAGATTAGTTCTTTTGAACAGCACTGTGTCACATGCAAAAACCAGAGAAATAATTCTATGTTGCATGGGTATGTGCATGAAGCAGTTTGCTAAATTGATGAGGGATGGCGTGTTACCGGAAGGTCTTAAAACGAGTGAGCTCTCTACTTCCTCTGGGAGTATCCACAAAGGGAATAATAGATTGTCCGCAGCCATTATCAGCACAGACCTTTTTGTCAGTCTTGTTAAGAAGCAAAGTGCACCATCTGAAACCGTGAATTCTCGTAGGGCTGCCGCTGAAGCAATTATCGCTTCAGGTCTTCTTGAAGAGGCAAATTTTGTCAAAGCACGTGTGTCCAACACATACATTCCTTCGGAACAAGACAACGAATGCCATCTCGAGGAGAAATGCTTGAAAGCTAGCCCGGGTGAATTTGCCAGTCTCTATGCATGCAAGATACTTGACCTATGGTTCATATGCATCCAGTTGCTGGAGGATGAGGATGTCCATCTTCGGCAGAAACTCGCCAACGATGTCCAGAAGATAATTGGAAATGGGTCAGGCAACAAGCTATGTGATGATTCCACGCCACTGCAAGTGGACAGGGTGATTGCGTTGAGCTTCGAGTTCATAACCTGCTTGTTTGGTCACTGGCTGAAATATGTCGAGTACTTGCTAAGGATGGTTTTGGACACTGCTAACACGTTGGACTCGGATGGTGACTTGGTCCGTCAGATATTCGACAAAGAAATCGATAACCACCATGAGGAGAAGCTGCTGATATGCCAAATCAGCTGCTCAAACATTCAGAAGCTCGTGCGGTCTGGGCATCAGCTGGCAACATCAGGGAGAAGCGAAGCGTTGTTGCAGAACTGGAGGGAGCGCTTCTTGCACCAGCTTACGTCGTTGACGAGTGGCTACCTCGAGAAAGAGGGGAAAACCGATTGGATTGGCGGCATTGGCAACCACAAGGATGTGTTCGCGTCGGTATACGCGAATCTGCTCGGCCTGTACGCGCTCACCGAATCAAGTTGGTTACCGGAACAAGCGGAGGACAGGCACGAATCGTATCTGCGAGAATTTTCAGACCTGGAGGGGTTCATCGCCCCGTTCCTGAAGAACCCTTTGATCTCCAACCTTTACTTGCTGGTGAAGCGGTCGCATAAGCCGGAAGAGGACCAGGGGGGAGGCTCTGCCGCCTCGGAAAATTTTGATCCATATTTTCTCCTCAGATGA
- the LOC109734418 gene encoding uncharacterized protein — protein MELVYLERRNGLRGDNAAPEFSGRSEDDHHQHLPVVAPEVQSDLALVNYRQTFPLDERKSRSCQTCHRSPCSCGGDAPRPDLCPTLPTKMMILEFLIRSLRHPTRTHNVSDLDDLISGGASAGDVTLGPSDKMMLDSLHALVNAKTRPPKSPSFFLPGAKMRKTRSRSHTITQSEILKLISPETWEMSSPGASSPSKRSAAELAAHEGTAPSCSGTACLRSNQPGLSSHPPPSSSLSAGLLQCIWKDGLPHFELSLDNPMAMYTASPVKPHGDGKAAAAADYVYLFHSDEQGKKDWMGNYSSGVSKLVGKMKVTSSLVLGSDGSRGVETEFVMYGSPDDYLRQMQSAYSAAKGKGLVKRVAEIMRSPNASSSPKHAAWGRFGRPSSPLRFDDDVREMLDAELGGAGKATGLVSLAADDLPANQEVAAIVVRERREEPAGVGGWGLKFLEKAGGAAHSESRNKNARWCISAIVPRGYHGGAASKKGGPSGLVERWRNGGRCECGGWDLGCPIRVLTNDGGGSPPPEDGAKSVELSPTGARSGGEPAVRLVSVAEGLFILYFDAGVVSPLQCFAAGVAVVHSQAPQLHPKL, from the exons ATGGAGCTCGTATATTTGGAAAGGAGGAACGGATTACGCGGCGACAACGCCGCTCCAGAGTTCAGTGGAAGGTCAGAAGATGACCATCATCAACACCTGCCAGTTGTTGCACCCGAGGTTCAGTCTGATCTGGCTCTGGTAAACTACAGGCAGACATTTCCATTAGATGAGAGGAAGAGCAGGAGCTGCCAGACATGCCACAGGTCACCATGCTCTTGCGGTGGCGACGCGCCTCGCCCCGACTTGTGCCCGACGCTTCCTACGAAGATGATGATCTTGGAGTTCCTGATAAGAAGCCTGAGGCACCCAACAAGAACCCACAACGTGAGTGATCTCGACGACTTGATCAGCGGCGGAGCCAGCGCCGGGGATGTCACCCTCGGTCCTTCGGACAAGATGATGCTGGACTCCTTACATGCGCTGGTGAACGCCAAGACAAGGCCGCCGAAGAGCCCCTCTTTCTTCCTTCCGGGGGCCAAGATGAGGAAAACCCGGTCAAGATCACACACCATAACACAGTCAGAGATACTGAAGCTGATATCCCCGGAGACATGGGAGATGTCCTCCCCCGGGGCATCATCGCCGTCGAAGAGAAGCGCGGCGGAGCTCGCCGCGCATGAGGGCACGGCGCCTTCTTGCTCAGGCACGGCATGTCTGAGGTCAAATCAGCCTGGTCTGTCCTCACACCCACCACCATCATCATCTCTTAGTGCAGGCCTTCTGCAGTGTATATGGAAAGATGGGCTCCCTCACTTTGAACTGTCACTGGACAACCCAATGGCGATGTACACCGCAAGCCCTGTCAAGCCGCATGGCGACggcaaagccgccgccgccgccgactaCGTCTACCTGTTCCATTCGGACGAGCAAGGGAAGAAGGACTGGATGGGGAACTACTCGAGCGGCGTGTCGAAACTCGTCGGCAAGATGAAGGTGACAAGCTCTCTGGTGCTGGGCTCAGACGGGTCAAGGGGTGTGGAGACTGAGTTTGTCATGTATGGCTCCCCTGATGACTACCTGAGGCAGATGCAGAGCGCCTACAGTGCTGCAAAAGGCAAGGGGCTGGTGAAGAGGGTGGCAGAGATCATGAGGTCGCCCAATGCTTCCTCCAGCCCGAAACATGCTGCATGGGGAAGGTTTGGCAGACCTTCTTCCCCGCTGCGGTTCGACGACGATGTGCGCGAAATGCTCGACGCCGAACTGGGCGGCGCTGGAAAGGCGACAGGGTTGGTGAGCCTCGCCGCTGACGATCTGCCGGCCAACCAGGAGGTGGCGGCGATCGTGGTGAGGGAACGGCGGGAAGAGCCGGCCGGCGTCGGCGGCTGGGGCCTCAAGTTCCTTGAGAAGGCCGGAGGAGCCGCTCATTCAGAGAGCAGGAATAAGAATGCAAGGTGGTGCATAAGCGCCATTGTCCCAAGAGGATACCACGGCGGCGCGGCTTCCAAGAAGGGCGGCCCGTCGGGGCTCGTCGAGCGGTGGCGGAACGGCGGCCGCTGCGAGTGCGGCGGGTGGGACCTCGGCTGCCCCATCAGAGTGCTGACCAACGACGGCGGCGGGTCACCACCGCCTGAGGACGGTGCCAAGTCGGTGGAGCTGTCACCAACG GGGGCGAGGAGCGGCGGCGAGCCGGCGGTGAGGCTGGTGAGCGTCGCGGAGGGCCTCTTCATCCTCTACTTCGACGCCGGCGTGGTCTCGCCGCTGCAGTGCTTCGCCGCCGGCGTGGCGGTGGTCCACAGCCAGGCGCCCCAGCTCCACCCAAAACTGTGA